The Salinibaculum sp. SYNS191 genome has a window encoding:
- a CDS encoding nucleotidyltransferase domain-containing protein: MVALSEQTAGMELTLPLPVPNAQLFRYAATSDILSLLANNPHTQFSIRDIRRATDHSPSSVTDTIDLLVETDLVHVTREGNKKLVQINRERLSKPDDPILQIPQAEFQDPIRSLVGRLQDQIDTIAGILIFGSVARGEADRSSDIDCFVLVSDEKATAQQTAHEVARDLEEERFDGDRYQFEVLVESRRSVTNIGERLKEIFTEGIVLYETDQLQDAKDEVLTNGR, from the coding sequence ATGGTAGCTCTCAGCGAACAAACAGCGGGGATGGAACTCACGCTCCCACTGCCAGTCCCGAATGCGCAACTATTTCGATACGCAGCCACCAGCGACATCCTCTCACTCCTCGCAAACAACCCGCATACACAATTCAGCATCCGAGACATCCGGCGAGCAACTGACCACAGTCCCAGCAGCGTCACAGATACGATCGACCTGCTGGTTGAAACCGATCTCGTCCACGTCACGAGAGAAGGGAATAAGAAACTCGTCCAAATCAATCGCGAACGCCTCTCGAAACCCGACGATCCCATTCTCCAGATCCCGCAGGCTGAGTTCCAAGACCCGATCCGCTCACTCGTCGGTCGCTTGCAGGACCAGATCGACACCATCGCAGGCATCCTGATCTTCGGCAGTGTCGCCCGCGGTGAGGCCGACCGTTCGAGCGACATCGACTGCTTCGTCCTGGTGAGCGACGAAAAGGCGACCGCTCAGCAAACCGCTCACGAAGTTGCACGCGACCTCGAGGAGGAACGTTTCGATGGTGACCGATACCAGTTCGAAGTCCTCGTCGAATCCAGACGGAGCGTCACCAACATCGGCGAGCGCCTCAAGGAAATCTTCACCGAAGGCATTGTCCTCTACGAAACAGACCAGCTTCAGGATGCCAAGGACGAGGTACTGACGAATGGACGGTAG
- a CDS encoding universal stress protein: MYDDILLPFDGSDGAAAALHHAAEIAHWADATIHVLCVADTRRESVSVVETQVVDALVQEGKDTVEEAEKTLSTLGVDYESDVVQGNPAPTIVEYAAQYDHDLLVMPTHGRKGLSRYLIGSVTEKVVRLASIPVLTVRMQSDEQLAFPYENLLIPTDGSAGASRAAAHGLSLAGSLDATVHALSVVDAVSLGLDVRSAISAQKQEETANSAVEDLIADAETHGVTETVRHIAHGKPIESILETIESNDIDAVVMGTTGRRGTDRILLGSVAEKTVRSAPVPVMTIGSAEEQS, from the coding sequence ATGTACGACGACATTTTACTCCCGTTCGATGGAAGCGACGGGGCTGCGGCGGCACTGCATCACGCGGCCGAGATTGCACACTGGGCCGATGCCACCATCCACGTTCTCTGTGTCGCGGATACGAGACGCGAGAGTGTCAGCGTCGTTGAGACGCAGGTCGTCGATGCACTCGTCCAGGAGGGCAAAGATACTGTCGAGGAAGCAGAAAAGACACTCAGCACACTCGGTGTCGACTACGAGTCCGACGTCGTGCAGGGGAATCCAGCGCCGACGATCGTCGAGTACGCCGCGCAATACGACCACGACCTGCTCGTGATGCCGACACACGGCCGGAAAGGGCTCTCGCGTTACCTCATCGGCAGCGTTACAGAGAAGGTCGTTCGTCTGGCATCCATCCCCGTTCTGACAGTCCGGATGCAGTCCGACGAACAACTGGCCTTTCCGTACGAGAACCTCCTCATCCCGACCGACGGGAGTGCGGGCGCGAGCCGTGCTGCTGCACACGGCCTCTCGCTGGCTGGGTCTCTCGATGCGACCGTACACGCACTGTCCGTCGTCGATGCTGTTTCGCTCGGCCTGGACGTTCGCTCGGCGATTTCGGCACAGAAACAAGAGGAGACAGCGAACAGCGCGGTTGAGGACCTCATCGCTGACGCGGAGACCCACGGCGTGACGGAGACCGTCCGGCACATTGCACACGGGAAGCCGATCGAGAGCATCCTGGAGACGATCGAATCGAACGACATCGACGCCGTCGTGATGGGGACGACGGGGAGACGCGGGACGGATCGAATCTTGCTCGGGAGCGTCGCGGAAAAGACCGTCCGCTCTGCGCCAGTGCCAGTCATGACGATTGGCAGCGCAGAGGAGCAGTCGTGA
- a CDS encoding hemolysin family protein, which yields MTPLELSLRLVAGLALILTNGFFVAIEFALTRARQFSKQEFIDGNAALERAWEMTQNLEIYLTTCQVGITASSIAVGIVAEPALAALFEPYFANTPLASIGAGALIAFGIINLLHLTHGEQTPTYLGVERSRLVCRYGAGPLYWFNWLISPLITLGDWVAKATLKLFGVEMTGAWLETEEEVLESRAQLRNRVDSLLEEGELPEERREEVLSALDVDTLSIREIMVPADEIIALSTAVSPGENFERIRNTPHTRFPLVGEELTEFHGIVYAPSIIDHFEELHSGDLSFAEIAAPPMTLAAETNASDAFDQFQTEDQELALVIEDGAVVGLLTATDALEAVMGELEDPLDQRAMA from the coding sequence ATGACCCCGCTCGAACTCAGCCTCCGTCTGGTCGCTGGTCTCGCCCTCATTTTGACCAACGGGTTCTTCGTCGCCATCGAGTTTGCGCTGACGCGTGCCCGTCAGTTCAGCAAACAGGAGTTCATCGACGGCAACGCCGCCCTCGAACGGGCGTGGGAGATGACACAGAATCTCGAGATCTATCTGACCACCTGCCAGGTCGGTATCACCGCATCGAGTATCGCGGTCGGTATCGTCGCCGAGCCCGCGCTTGCGGCACTGTTCGAGCCGTATTTCGCGAACACCCCGCTCGCATCGATCGGGGCGGGAGCACTCATCGCGTTCGGTATCATCAATCTCTTGCATCTCACCCACGGTGAGCAGACGCCGACGTACCTCGGTGTCGAACGCTCCCGGCTGGTCTGTCGATACGGCGCAGGCCCACTCTACTGGTTCAACTGGCTCATCTCCCCGCTCATCACACTCGGTGACTGGGTTGCCAAAGCGACGCTCAAGTTGTTCGGCGTCGAAATGACTGGTGCTTGGCTCGAAACCGAAGAAGAGGTGCTCGAATCACGCGCCCAGCTCCGCAACCGTGTCGACTCGCTTCTCGAAGAAGGCGAACTGCCCGAAGAGCGACGCGAGGAAGTCCTCAGTGCACTCGATGTTGACACGCTCTCGATCCGCGAAATCATGGTTCCGGCCGACGAGATCATCGCCCTCTCGACGGCGGTCTCCCCCGGAGAAAACTTCGAGCGGATTCGGAACACGCCACACACTCGGTTTCCGCTCGTCGGCGAAGAACTCACTGAGTTCCACGGCATCGTCTATGCACCCTCGATTATCGACCACTTCGAGGAGTTGCACTCCGGTGACCTGTCGTTCGCCGAGATTGCAGCACCACCGATGACGCTCGCAGCGGAGACGAACGCCAGTGATGCGTTCGACCAGTTCCAGACAGAGGATCAGGAATTGGCGCTCGTCATCGAAGACGGTGCGGTCGTGGGCCTGCTCACTGCGACTGACGCACTCGAAGCAGTGATGGGCGAACTCGAAGACCCGCTCGACCAACGAGCGATGGCGTAG
- a CDS encoding cation-translocating P-type ATPase, whose product MTQAHSEMTNTKPWHATPTDEVFSAVTADEEGLSSDDAARRLSEYGPNDIHEADQTSVLALLFTQFRDPLIYLLAVAALLSLGVGFIPGGEPNYTEAAFIVLIIGANGLFGFVQDYQATRSIEALRELASPDATVLRDGRKQSIDAEQVVPGDIVLLEQGDAVPADARVLEADELRTNESPLTGESTPVEKGTESVDEETPLAERRNMVYKNTSVVKGRGKAVVVETGMETEVGGIATQLDEAEDRQTPFQTEVEALGKQIGGLVVSLILLVVAVQFLFTATEPVAILLVGITLAVAGVPEGLPAVVTFTLALGAREMVDRNALVRRLPVVESLGSVDVIVTDKTGTVTENRMTVTRLYVSGSVVDLSESDVDSADGAVDGQQVAADGDRQSRTARAALLRCGAVCNNVERRDGEYSGEPTEIALQRAADEADIDSAGDRIREIQFSSERKRMTVLVEEEEPTAYMKGAPEVVLDRCDSYLEDGDVSDLTDETRQEILDQTESFGEDALRVLGFASKAVADPSADPEQIEDGMVFLGLQGMLDPPREEVGDAIADCQSAGIRTVLATGDNLTTATAVAEQIGLDPDGALTGTEVSEYSDDELRQTIDDVDVFARVTPEHKVRILNALQDNGHNVVMTGDGVNDAPALTQADVGVAMGQRGTDVARQASDMILRDDNFATIRDAIREGRGIFENVRKFVNYLVSTNTGEVLVVFLGVLLGSLLFPAQFSGTSQALILTPILILWINLVADTLPALALGADPHADGLMDRPPRPTDEGVINTRVLVSILTIAILLAVTGLGVFFYTLDRTGSLLRAQSLLFTFIVVVELIRIQVIRARYDQALRSNLWLVGAISVSLLVHLAVLYTPLRNFFEVVPLTRGDWGLIAVGFVAFLVLNVVVSRLNSRIFGSQP is encoded by the coding sequence ATGACTCAGGCTCATTCGGAGATGACCAACACGAAACCCTGGCACGCGACGCCGACCGACGAGGTCTTCTCGGCTGTAACGGCCGACGAAGAGGGACTTTCGTCCGATGACGCGGCGCGCAGGCTCTCGGAGTATGGTCCAAATGATATCCACGAGGCCGATCAGACGTCGGTTCTCGCGCTGCTTTTCACCCAGTTCCGTGACCCGCTCATCTATCTGCTCGCCGTGGCTGCCCTCCTGTCTCTCGGTGTTGGATTCATTCCCGGCGGTGAGCCAAATTACACCGAGGCGGCGTTCATCGTCCTCATCATCGGTGCCAATGGGTTGTTTGGCTTCGTCCAGGATTATCAGGCGACCCGGTCGATCGAGGCACTCCGGGAACTCGCAAGCCCGGACGCGACCGTCCTTCGCGACGGCCGGAAACAATCCATCGACGCAGAACAGGTCGTCCCGGGGGATATCGTCTTGCTCGAACAGGGTGATGCAGTCCCAGCAGATGCCCGAGTACTCGAAGCCGACGAGCTTCGGACGAACGAATCCCCTCTCACCGGGGAGAGTACACCCGTCGAGAAGGGTACCGAGAGCGTAGACGAGGAGACCCCCCTTGCCGAGCGCCGCAACATGGTGTATAAGAATACGAGCGTCGTCAAGGGCAGGGGAAAAGCGGTTGTCGTCGAGACGGGGATGGAGACAGAGGTTGGTGGGATTGCCACACAGTTGGACGAAGCCGAGGACCGACAGACACCATTCCAGACCGAAGTCGAAGCGCTCGGAAAGCAAATCGGTGGGCTCGTCGTTTCGTTGATCCTCCTGGTCGTCGCCGTCCAGTTCCTGTTCACGGCGACAGAGCCGGTTGCGATTCTCCTCGTTGGTATCACCCTCGCCGTAGCGGGTGTTCCAGAGGGACTCCCGGCAGTGGTGACGTTCACGCTGGCGCTCGGCGCACGAGAGATGGTCGACCGGAATGCGCTGGTCAGACGGCTGCCCGTCGTCGAAAGCCTCGGCTCGGTCGACGTTATCGTCACCGACAAGACGGGCACGGTGACGGAAAACCGGATGACGGTCACACGGCTCTACGTCTCGGGCTCTGTCGTCGACCTGTCTGAGTCAGACGTGGACTCAGCGGACGGCGCTGTTGACGGCCAGCAAGTTGCTGCGGATGGCGATCGACAGTCGCGTACGGCACGTGCCGCTCTGTTGCGGTGTGGCGCCGTCTGCAACAACGTAGAGCGACGAGACGGCGAATATAGCGGTGAGCCGACGGAGATTGCACTCCAGCGCGCAGCGGACGAGGCTGATATCGACTCGGCCGGAGACCGCATCCGCGAAATCCAGTTTTCGTCGGAGCGAAAGCGCATGACCGTACTCGTCGAAGAAGAGGAGCCGACCGCCTACATGAAAGGGGCGCCGGAAGTCGTGCTGGATCGCTGTGACTCCTATCTCGAAGACGGCGACGTCAGCGATCTCACCGACGAAACGCGTCAGGAGATCCTCGACCAGACGGAGTCGTTCGGAGAGGACGCCCTCCGAGTGTTGGGATTCGCCTCGAAGGCGGTTGCAGACCCCTCCGCTGACCCCGAGCAAATCGAGGACGGGATGGTGTTTCTCGGCCTCCAGGGCATGCTGGATCCGCCACGAGAGGAAGTTGGAGATGCCATTGCGGACTGCCAGTCGGCTGGCATCCGGACTGTGCTCGCGACTGGAGACAATCTCACGACGGCGACGGCCGTCGCCGAGCAAATCGGGCTCGACCCTGATGGAGCGCTCACCGGGACCGAGGTGAGCGAATATTCCGACGACGAGCTACGTCAAACGATCGACGATGTCGACGTGTTCGCTCGCGTGACGCCGGAGCACAAGGTGCGCATCCTGAACGCACTCCAGGACAACGGACACAACGTCGTGATGACGGGCGACGGCGTCAACGACGCGCCGGCACTCACGCAGGCCGATGTTGGGGTGGCGATGGGCCAGCGTGGCACCGACGTTGCTCGGCAGGCGTCTGATATGATTTTGCGAGACGACAACTTCGCGACCATCCGTGATGCCATCCGAGAGGGCCGGGGCATCTTCGAGAACGTTCGCAAGTTCGTCAACTATCTCGTCTCGACCAACACCGGCGAGGTTCTGGTGGTGTTTCTCGGCGTCTTGCTCGGGAGTCTACTCTTCCCCGCACAATTCTCGGGGACGTCACAGGCGTTGATTTTGACCCCGATTCTAATTCTCTGGATCAACCTCGTCGCGGATACACTTCCCGCCCTCGCGCTGGGCGCTGACCCGCACGCAGACGGGCTCATGGACCGGCCTCCGCGACCCACAGACGAAGGGGTGATCAACACGCGTGTGCTCGTCTCGATACTCACAATCGCCATCCTGTTGGCAGTGACTGGCCTGGGCGTGTTCTTCTACACCCTCGACCGCACAGGGTCACTCCTCCGTGCTCAGTCGCTCCTGTTTACGTTTATCGTGGTTGTCGAGTTGATCCGCATCCAGGTGATTCGTGCCCGGTACGATCAGGCGCTTCGCTCGAATCTGTGGCTCGTCGGTGCTATCAGCGTCTCACTGCTCGTCCACCTCGCAGTCCTCTACACGCCGCTTCGGAACTTCTTCGAAGTCGTTCCGCTCACGCGCGGCGATTGGGGGTTGATCGCCGTTGGATTTGTCGCGTTCCTCGTGCTCAACGTGGTCGTGTCCAGGCTGAATAGCCGCATCTTCGGTTCACAGCCGTGA
- a CDS encoding universal stress protein, whose amino-acid sequence MFDQILFPTDGSDGAAVAVAHVFDLAAYHDTTVHILNVADTTQESALQIQNETSDVLEQEGKEIVEETATQAEDRGVDTVTAVVQGEPYREIIEYADTHGIDLVVMPTHGRRGLERFLLGSTTERVVRRADVPVLTIRPGDDVTIAHPYENILVPTDGSECANQALSLGVGVVDAEEATLHLLSAIAIPALGADSRPDIQMEILEESAHELLEEAAAFAENAGVEATAKDVEYGSSIHKAILTYIEEHDIDLVVVGTHGRTGFDRYVLGSVTDYLVRTSPIPVLTVRAPEADT is encoded by the coding sequence ATGTTCGACCAGATTCTCTTCCCAACAGATGGCAGTGACGGAGCAGCAGTCGCCGTCGCCCATGTCTTCGACCTCGCGGCTTATCACGATACCACAGTCCACATCCTCAACGTCGCAGACACAACACAGGAGAGCGCCCTCCAAATCCAGAACGAGACGAGTGACGTACTCGAACAGGAGGGCAAAGAAATCGTCGAGGAGACAGCTACCCAGGCAGAAGATCGAGGAGTCGATACTGTCACGGCGGTCGTCCAGGGTGAACCGTATCGCGAAATCATCGAGTACGCCGACACGCACGGGATCGATCTCGTCGTCATGCCAACGCATGGACGCCGGGGACTCGAACGATTCCTCCTCGGCAGTACAACCGAACGCGTTGTCCGCCGAGCGGACGTCCCAGTGCTGACGATTCGACCGGGCGACGACGTCACGATCGCCCACCCATACGAGAACATCTTAGTCCCGACTGACGGGAGCGAATGCGCGAATCAAGCGCTGAGCCTTGGGGTGGGTGTCGTAGACGCTGAGGAAGCGACACTGCATCTCCTCTCGGCCATTGCCATTCCCGCGCTAGGGGCCGATTCTCGGCCAGATATACAGATGGAGATACTGGAAGAAAGCGCCCACGAACTTCTCGAGGAGGCAGCGGCCTTCGCAGAGAACGCCGGTGTCGAAGCAACTGCGAAAGACGTCGAATACGGCTCATCGATTCACAAAGCAATCCTGACGTATATCGAGGAACACGACATCGATCTCGTCGTCGTCGGCACTCACGGCCGAACGGGTTTCGACCGATACGTCCTGGGGAGTGTCACTGATTATCTCGTTCGCACCTCACCGATTCCCGTCCTGACGGTGCGGGCACCTGAGGCAGACACGTAG
- a CDS encoding Fic family protein, which produces MPVGSRYSHAGKPRRSRRGGCHSPEALPVEPKLELSEGTHDLVADAAYQIGRVDGISSTVDFSAVLYTSLIRIEAVESARIEGADVAYQDVEAYHTKHPSGNGDTKIEKDLKEALNYETALTYGLDRIESGTSITLSFIKELHAMLLEDVRNEGDVVGDFRDHMVHLTSPQPGQRPFVPPTPEGLNGLMHSLESYIQMGGQYHPLVDAAIIHYFFETVHPFSDGNGRLGRLLIILYLTNEGYLESPYIYPSAYFNRHKVEYVERMRAVSEKGAWDEWLTFFLEGLRSQAETSYDRTHRLRELQERYETEYPGSTTTEKFARQLLQYPYFTAPDLVEYLDVSRRTAYKVVDDLESDGLIEEVTGKERGKEYKAVEVFDILA; this is translated from the coding sequence CTGCCGGTAGGTAGCCGGTATTCCCATGCAGGGAAGCCGCGCCGTTCACGGCGCGGAGGATGTCACTCACCGGAGGCGCTCCCGGTAGAACCGAAGCTCGAGCTCTCCGAAGGGACGCACGATCTGGTGGCCGATGCCGCATATCAGATCGGTCGTGTTGACGGCATCAGTTCGACGGTCGATTTCTCCGCAGTTCTGTATACCTCCCTCATTCGCATCGAGGCTGTCGAATCCGCACGTATCGAAGGTGCAGATGTCGCGTATCAAGATGTTGAGGCGTACCACACGAAGCATCCCTCAGGCAACGGGGACACGAAAATCGAGAAGGATCTGAAAGAAGCCCTCAACTACGAAACTGCGCTGACATATGGACTCGATAGAATCGAGAGTGGCACGTCGATAACCCTCTCGTTTATCAAAGAACTCCATGCGATGCTGCTCGAAGACGTCCGAAATGAGGGTGACGTCGTCGGTGACTTCCGCGACCATATGGTTCATCTCACGAGCCCACAGCCAGGACAGCGTCCGTTCGTCCCACCGACTCCGGAGGGACTCAATGGACTCATGCACTCACTCGAGTCATACATTCAGATGGGTGGACAGTACCATCCGCTCGTCGACGCCGCCATCATCCACTATTTCTTCGAGACAGTTCATCCCTTCTCGGATGGAAACGGTCGACTGGGTCGACTGCTCATTATTTTGTATTTGACGAACGAGGGATACCTCGAAAGCCCATACATCTACCCGAGCGCGTATTTCAATCGTCACAAAGTCGAGTACGTCGAACGCATGCGTGCGGTGAGCGAGAAGGGGGCATGGGACGAGTGGCTCACGTTCTTCCTCGAAGGACTCCGAAGTCAAGCTGAGACGTCGTACGACCGGACTCACCGACTCCGTGAACTCCAAGAGCGCTACGAGACGGAGTATCCAGGCAGCACGACGACGGAGAAGTTCGCTCGGCAATTACTCCAGTATCCGTATTTTACGGCACCAGATCTCGTGGAGTATCTCGACGTCTCACGCCGGACCGCCTACAAGGTCGTCGACGACCTCGAATCGGATGGCCTCATCGAGGAAGTGACCGGGAAAGAACGCGGGAAGGAGTACAAAGCAGTCGAGGTGTTCGACATTCTGGCATAG
- a CDS encoding transposase: MTATTTKTLEATLAPPTAHKERKLCKLLDTYRAGLHEAFEAGCETMTATSDVVTPYDLPYQAKAALCNYVPQLHGTYDAQELDDNHPVRLTNQAAEFDHSPERDYEFTWWAPQPGRGTNFWIPLRINPAQEDLWHDLVHGDASAGQLRLQRHRTSWRLHVTVEFPVEEPDYEPTDDDVTPVGFDIGEAHLLAGCACEQGTPTDPLLINGGRARHLRKEMFTTLKRLEERDAAEWRIDERFDHYQNALTDIIEKASRRAVEYACQFEKPVLVLEDLSHIRDDLDYGEWMNRRLHAWAFARLQGRIEDKAREAGLPVRYVEPSYTSQTCNECGHIGYRNGDEFRCTNDECWVSEYHADINAAVNIADRHDPWGESLPLKPAGDDIPRDGSAGDSAATPTEQSHPRQMTLGEVGSEPTAGR; encoded by the coding sequence ATGACCGCGACAACCACGAAAACGCTGGAGGCTACGCTCGCCCCGCCGACAGCCCACAAAGAGCGGAAACTGTGTAAACTTCTCGACACTTACCGGGCAGGACTACACGAGGCGTTCGAGGCCGGGTGCGAGACGATGACCGCCACCAGCGACGTGGTGACGCCCTACGACCTGCCGTATCAGGCGAAAGCGGCCCTGTGCAACTACGTCCCGCAACTGCACGGTACCTACGACGCACAGGAGTTAGACGACAACCACCCGGTTCGACTCACCAACCAAGCCGCCGAGTTCGACCACTCACCGGAACGCGACTACGAGTTTACCTGGTGGGCACCACAACCCGGTCGCGGGACGAATTTCTGGATACCGCTTCGTATCAATCCCGCACAAGAAGACCTGTGGCACGACCTCGTACACGGTGACGCTTCGGCGGGACAACTCCGACTGCAACGCCACCGCACGTCGTGGAGACTCCACGTCACCGTCGAGTTCCCGGTCGAAGAACCCGACTACGAACCGACCGACGACGATGTAACACCAGTCGGCTTTGATATTGGCGAAGCACACCTGCTCGCGGGCTGTGCCTGCGAGCAGGGGACTCCGACTGACCCACTACTCATCAACGGTGGCCGCGCTCGCCACCTTCGCAAAGAGATGTTCACGACGCTGAAACGACTCGAAGAGCGTGACGCCGCCGAGTGGCGGATTGACGAACGATTCGACCACTACCAGAACGCACTCACTGACATCATCGAGAAGGCGTCTCGACGGGCCGTCGAGTACGCCTGTCAATTCGAGAAACCAGTTCTTGTGCTGGAAGACCTCTCGCACATCCGCGACGACCTCGATTACGGCGAATGGATGAACCGACGCCTCCACGCATGGGCGTTCGCTCGCTTGCAGGGGCGCATCGAGGACAAAGCACGAGAGGCCGGGCTTCCGGTGAGATACGTCGAACCGTCCTACACGTCGCAGACGTGCAACGAGTGCGGCCACATCGGGTATCGGAACGGCGACGAGTTCCGCTGTACGAACGATGAGTGTTGGGTGTCGGAGTATCACGCAGACATCAACGCGGCGGTCAACATCGCTGACCGTCACGACCCGTGGGGTGAGAGCCTGCCGCTGAAACCGGCGGGCGATGACATCCCACGGGATGGGAGCGCCGGTGACAGCGCCGCGACCCCCACCGAGCAGAGCCACCCACGGCAGATGACGCTCGGAGAGGTCGGGTCGGAACCCACTGCCGGTAGGTAG
- the tnpA gene encoding IS200/IS605-like element ISNph5 family transposase, with the protein MEYHLQSGSHTVYALQYHFVTVTKYRADILTDERLERVAEVAHEIAEDFEADITNVDGGTDHVHILFTTKPTTDLTKFINSLKGVTSRRIRQEYPEVKQTLEDAFWQPGYFLATTGQVSIDVLMDYVENQ; encoded by the coding sequence ATGGAGTATCACCTGCAATCCGGGTCGCACACGGTCTACGCGCTCCAATACCACTTTGTGACCGTCACGAAATACCGCGCCGACATCCTTACCGATGAGCGGCTGGAGCGCGTGGCTGAAGTCGCTCACGAGATTGCAGAGGACTTCGAGGCCGACATCACAAACGTGGACGGAGGCACTGACCACGTTCACATCCTCTTCACGACCAAACCAACCACAGACCTCACGAAGTTCATCAACTCGCTCAAAGGCGTCACGTCCCGTCGGATTCGGCAGGAGTACCCGGAGGTGAAACAGACGCTCGAAGATGCGTTCTGGCAACCGGGGTACTTCCTCGCCACGACCGGCCAAGTGAGCATCGACGTGCTGATGGACTACGTGGAAAACCAGTAG
- a CDS encoding RNA-guided endonuclease InsQ/TnpB family protein, translating to MNYNYRYRLHPSDALEDQLAWTVDTCRQVYNHFLHRLNRNDDTSAYTEQKRLPDLKRWWSDLKEVHSKVLQKVVQRLYDNLSTLRGRKENGYHVGTLNWKAPGEYRSFTYSQSGFKLKNTSGRTRLWLSKLGEIPLTFHRDLPDDAEIKTVTIKQEPTGKWYTIFGVETPDNPPEKPENPEKCVGIDVGILQYAHDTDGTAVESPDLSDERERLERAQRDLSRKEHSSANWEKQRRVVAERHAALKRKRHDFLHKLSNYYATEYDLVAVEDLDAKGLVELPGNSRNRAGAAWGTFLRMLGYKCEREGTHFVAVDPVGTTKECASCGVSTDKPLWVREHSCPACGFKADRDANAAWNILSRGLEQVGVGHSESMPVETALPVDTDSVSAKRVVETGSPTLKERTASAVSE from the coding sequence ATGAACTACAACTACAGGTATCGGCTACACCCGTCCGACGCGCTCGAAGACCAGTTAGCGTGGACAGTCGATACTTGTAGACAGGTCTATAATCACTTCCTCCACCGCCTGAATCGGAACGACGATACTTCGGCGTACACCGAACAGAAGCGGCTCCCCGATCTCAAGAGGTGGTGGAGCGACCTGAAAGAGGTACACTCGAAGGTTCTCCAAAAAGTCGTCCAACGGCTATATGACAACCTCTCGACTCTCCGTGGCCGCAAAGAGAACGGCTACCACGTCGGCACACTCAATTGGAAGGCTCCGGGCGAGTACCGCAGTTTCACCTACAGTCAATCCGGCTTCAAGCTCAAAAACACGAGCGGTCGGACGCGACTGTGGCTCTCGAAACTCGGTGAAATCCCGCTCACCTTCCACCGTGACCTGCCCGACGACGCCGAAATCAAAACGGTCACAATCAAGCAGGAGCCGACTGGGAAGTGGTACACCATCTTTGGCGTCGAAACCCCCGACAACCCGCCAGAGAAGCCAGAGAATCCAGAGAAGTGCGTCGGTATCGACGTGGGGATTCTCCAGTACGCTCACGACACGGACGGCACGGCCGTCGAATCTCCCGACCTCTCAGATGAACGCGAACGGTTGGAACGCGCACAGCGCGACCTTTCACGGAAGGAACACAGCTCTGCGAATTGGGAGAAACAGCGCCGGGTTGTGGCTGAGCGCCACGCCGCCCTCAAGCGAAAGCGGCACGACTTTCTCCACAAGTTGTCGAACTACTACGCTACCGAATACGACTTAGTGGCCGTAGAGGACTTGGACGCGAAAGGGTTGGTCGAACTTCCGGGCAACTCGCGCAACCGAGCGGGCGCGGCGTGGGGAACGTTCCTGCGGATGCTCGGATACAAGTGCGAGCGGGAGGGGACACATTTCGTGGCGGTTGACCCGGTGGGGACGACTAAGGAGTGTGCGTCGTGTGGCGTTTCGACAGACAAGCCGCTGTGGGTGCGTGAACACTCTTGCCCGGCTTGTGGCTTCAAGGCGGATAGAGATGCGAACGCGGCGTGGAACATCCTTTCTCGCGGTCTTGAACAAGTAGGAGTGGGACACTCCGAATCAATGCCTGTGGAGACTGCTCTTCCTGTGGACACCGATTCGGTGTCTGCAAAGCGCGTCGTGGAAACAGGAAGCCCTACCCTCAAGGAGCGAACGGCGTCAGCCGTGAGCGAGTAG
- a CDS encoding DUF2080 family transposase-associated protein — MDRHEIEGHEVIAGTAKATGNGAHVLVPKDWRGANVKVVRTSEPTDE; from the coding sequence ATGGATAGGCACGAAATAGAAGGCCACGAAGTCATCGCAGGGACGGCGAAAGCCACCGGCAACGGCGCTCACGTCCTCGTCCCGAAGGACTGGCGTGGTGCGAACGTGAAAGTCGTCCGAACAAGCGAACCCACCGACGAATAA